A window of the Rhodoferax sp. GW822-FHT02A01 genome harbors these coding sequences:
- the gudD gene encoding glucarate dehydratase has translation MTAPTIATLRVIPVAGHDSMLMNLSGAHAPFFTRNLLILTDNAGHTGVGEVPGGEKIRATLAEASKLVVGQSVAQVQAVLNAVRAQFADRDAGGRGLQTFDLRTTIHVLTAIESAMLDLMGQHLDLPVAALLGEGQQRDSVEMLGYLFYVGDRRRTDLPYRDETASADPWFRLRNDTALDAESIVRQAEAAHQKYGFNDFKLKGGVLAGEAEVEAVTALHARFPKARVTLDPNGGWLLKDAVRLMRDTRGIVAYAEDPCGAEDGFSGREVMAEFRRATGLPTATNMIATDWRQMVHALSLQSVDIPLADPHFWTMAGSVRVAQTCRDWGLTWGSHSNNHFDVSLAMFTHVAAAAPGKVTAIDTHWIWQDGQGLTKEPLQIVGGHVQVPRKPGLGVELDMDKVEAAHRLYLQHGLGARDDAIAMQYLIPGWKFDPKRPCLVR, from the coding sequence ATGACCGCACCCACCATTGCCACGTTACGCGTCATTCCCGTCGCCGGACATGACAGCATGCTCATGAATCTCTCTGGAGCGCATGCGCCCTTCTTCACCCGCAATCTGCTGATCCTGACCGACAACGCGGGTCATACCGGCGTTGGTGAAGTGCCTGGAGGGGAGAAAATCCGGGCTACCTTGGCGGAAGCCAGCAAACTGGTGGTGGGCCAATCGGTTGCCCAGGTGCAGGCCGTGCTCAACGCGGTGCGGGCCCAGTTTGCAGATCGCGACGCAGGCGGCCGCGGCCTGCAGACCTTTGACCTGCGCACCACCATCCATGTGCTCACTGCCATCGAATCGGCCATGCTGGACCTGATGGGCCAGCACCTGGATTTGCCTGTGGCCGCCCTGTTGGGCGAAGGTCAGCAGCGCGACTCCGTAGAGATGCTGGGCTACCTGTTCTATGTGGGCGATCGCCGACGCACCGATCTGCCATATCGCGATGAAACGGCGTCTGCAGACCCCTGGTTCCGCCTGCGCAACGACACGGCACTGGACGCCGAGTCCATCGTGCGCCAGGCCGAGGCGGCCCATCAAAAATACGGCTTCAACGACTTCAAGCTCAAAGGCGGTGTGCTGGCCGGTGAGGCCGAAGTGGAGGCCGTCACGGCACTGCACGCGCGCTTTCCCAAGGCGCGCGTCACGCTGGACCCCAACGGCGGCTGGCTGCTGAAAGACGCTGTGCGCCTGATGCGCGATACCCGTGGCATCGTGGCCTATGCCGAGGACCCTTGCGGTGCGGAAGACGGTTTCAGCGGACGTGAGGTCATGGCCGAATTCCGCCGTGCCACGGGCTTGCCTACGGCCACCAACATGATTGCCACCGACTGGCGCCAGATGGTGCACGCGCTGTCACTGCAAAGCGTGGACATTCCCCTGGCGGACCCGCACTTTTGGACCATGGCCGGCTCAGTGCGCGTGGCCCAGACCTGCCGCGATTGGGGGCTGACTTGGGGGTCGCACTCCAACAACCATTTCGACGTGTCCCTGGCCATGTTCACCCATGTGGCAGCGGCAGCTCCGGGCAAGGTGACCGCCATCGACACGCACTGGATCTGGCAGGACGGACAAGGGCTCACCAAGGAGCCGTTGCAGATCGTGGGCGGTCATGTGCAGGTGCCACGCAAACCGGGCCTGGGTGTGGAACTCGACATGGACAAGGTGGAAGCTGCTCACCGCCTCTACCTGCAGCATGGCTTGGGCGCGCGGGATGATGCCATCGCCATGCAATACCTGATTCCGGGTTGGAAGTTCGACCCCAAGCGTCCCTGCTTGGTGCGATAA
- a CDS encoding LacI family DNA-binding transcriptional regulator, which produces MNLDNNPPKRARRRSGAVTLQDVAQLAGVAPITVSRALNTPAQVSSDLLRKVQDAVQRTGYVPNRMAGGLASQRSRLIAAVVPSTVMSVFMETIEALNTALMDAGYQLMLGQSNYAPERETRLLEEVIARRPDGIFLIGLLPSGASRTRLLASGIPVVETWDLGTSPMDMLVGFSHADIGRAAADFLIGKGRTRLTMVMADDARAQRRFEAFAATVAQAGLPTVQVINVGSARDVHTGRQALTQLLAQAPDVDAVFCSSDLLALGVLTEARVRSVAVPERLAILGFGDVPLVADLVPALSTVRINGAEIGRLSAEMLIARAEGRNVDQPVVDVGFSIVERDST; this is translated from the coding sequence ATGAACCTGGACAACAACCCACCCAAGCGCGCGCGCCGTCGCAGCGGAGCTGTCACGCTCCAGGACGTGGCGCAACTGGCCGGTGTGGCGCCCATCACCGTTTCGCGCGCCCTGAATACGCCTGCGCAGGTGTCTTCTGATCTGCTGCGCAAGGTGCAGGACGCAGTGCAGCGCACGGGTTATGTTCCCAACCGCATGGCAGGCGGATTGGCCTCGCAGCGCAGCCGCCTGATAGCTGCGGTGGTGCCCAGCACGGTGATGTCGGTGTTCATGGAAACCATAGAAGCGCTCAACACCGCGCTCATGGATGCGGGCTACCAACTCATGCTGGGGCAGTCCAATTACGCGCCTGAGCGCGAGACCCGTCTGCTGGAAGAGGTGATCGCGCGCCGTCCGGATGGCATCTTCTTGATTGGTCTTCTGCCTTCCGGCGCGAGCCGCACGCGCTTGCTGGCGTCTGGCATTCCCGTGGTGGAGACCTGGGACCTGGGCACTTCGCCGATGGACATGCTGGTGGGTTTCTCCCACGCCGATATCGGGCGTGCGGCTGCGGATTTCCTGATCGGCAAAGGCCGCACGCGCTTGACCATGGTCATGGCCGACGACGCGCGCGCGCAGCGCCGATTTGAAGCCTTTGCAGCCACCGTGGCACAAGCGGGACTGCCGACTGTGCAGGTCATTAATGTGGGTTCCGCGCGCGACGTGCACACTGGCCGTCAGGCGTTGACGCAGCTGCTGGCGCAGGCGCCGGATGTGGATGCGGTGTTCTGCAGCTCCGACCTGCTGGCGCTGGGCGTGCTGACGGAGGCGCGTGTACGCAGCGTTGCTGTGCCAGAGCGGCTGGCCATTCTGGGTTTTGGGGATGTTCCGCTGGTGGCCGATCTGGTGCCGGCGTTGAGCACGGTGCGTATCAATGGTGCGGAAATTGGCCGCCTGTCCGCAGAGATGCTGATTGCCCGTGCCGAAGGGCGCAACGTGGACCAGCCCGTGGTGGACGTGGGTTTTTCCATTGTGGAGCGCGACAGCACCTGA
- a CDS encoding zinc-dependent metalloprotease family protein: MKNQLRLIATAFAIVFITGCGGGGGGGSTTTTESSVAAPVITKQPISASVYESQTATFSVTASSKDAVTYQWKKNNVNIPGATSDTYNWTNAALADNGSTLSVAVTSTGGTTTSATATLNVQAAAPSIVTAPTPKTVLVGQAASFTVTANGMPSLSYQWLRNGAAIQGANQSAYSAVMSLGNNGDKYSVKVTNSAGSVTSGEAQVAVLPGQNELVISEVSSCYYYDVGCWFEIYNPTTSAINLSSYAVKTYSIDATVGGPATISTFALPSITIPSDGYVVISGNAENLTQRNNQNIRLRSGNRVPFWNANGFIELLNSGATADFIRFGSVTQTPVTTSKWTGQSVSAMPSSATDYGKAIVRLYPRIIDTNTHSAADWTSVNWATPGGMNDVPASAIDADGDGIPNTAKISGGTFAGLDLYAMGARQGRKAIFIEVDSMQSSDPGVKPRKESLQKVVDSFAAHGIDVFFDAGNLFSSTFSVADFNLGQPNGTVAYEPCVTLDQVTCTANQSNMRSIYDWKDTYMDLRRRAIFHYLLLGNSQKADGSAGSSGVAELPGNDFLVTMGSWGFSANAGQSLNKLINMQASTIMHELGHNLGLRHGGFENTNYKPNYWSIMNYMYQLDGLDPDPASATAYQRWLMYANNDYTIECSLIGSPCGDKVNFVISYSDGTGSALDESSLSEAQNMGRGAKSGAYADWDRNASITSALLSVDINGDGHKSVLSDYNDWANLVFPFARQYAGNAGRSILSQSKPALNPVSADRQEAVVEAPPPAARLQLLRLMQQR; encoded by the coding sequence ATGAAAAACCAGTTACGGCTGATAGCAACCGCATTTGCTATCGTTTTTATAACGGGCTGCGGAGGCGGCGGTGGGGGAGGCTCCACCACTACCACTGAGAGTTCCGTTGCGGCCCCGGTCATCACAAAGCAACCGATATCTGCCTCCGTCTACGAATCCCAAACCGCCACTTTCAGCGTCACCGCCTCTTCCAAGGATGCAGTTACCTACCAATGGAAGAAAAATAACGTCAACATACCGGGTGCCACTTCGGATACCTACAACTGGACAAACGCCGCGCTTGCCGACAATGGCAGCACCCTATCCGTCGCAGTGACAAGCACAGGCGGCACTACTACCAGTGCAACCGCGACGTTGAATGTACAAGCGGCCGCACCCAGCATCGTGACGGCACCCACGCCAAAGACGGTTCTTGTGGGGCAAGCTGCAAGCTTTACCGTCACCGCAAACGGGATGCCATCCCTGAGCTACCAGTGGTTGAGGAATGGTGCGGCCATCCAAGGCGCAAACCAGTCTGCATATTCAGCCGTAATGTCCTTGGGCAACAATGGTGACAAATATTCCGTGAAAGTCACCAATAGCGCTGGCAGCGTTACCAGTGGTGAGGCGCAAGTCGCAGTGCTCCCTGGCCAGAATGAACTGGTCATCTCCGAGGTTTCCAGCTGCTACTACTATGACGTGGGCTGCTGGTTCGAAATCTACAACCCCACTACTTCGGCGATCAACCTGAGCAGCTATGCAGTAAAGACTTACAGCATCGATGCGACCGTTGGAGGCCCTGCCACGATTTCCACCTTTGCACTCCCCAGCATCACAATTCCTTCCGACGGTTATGTGGTGATCTCTGGAAACGCGGAGAACCTCACGCAACGCAATAACCAGAATATTCGGTTGCGCTCTGGCAACCGGGTTCCGTTCTGGAACGCCAATGGGTTCATTGAACTTCTCAACTCAGGCGCTACGGCAGACTTTATCCGCTTCGGCTCCGTTACGCAGACCCCTGTGACAACCTCAAAGTGGACCGGCCAATCTGTTTCTGCGATGCCCTCCAGCGCCACGGACTATGGCAAGGCCATTGTGCGACTCTATCCCCGGATCATCGACACCAATACCCATTCAGCCGCAGACTGGACCAGCGTCAACTGGGCAACGCCCGGTGGAATGAACGATGTGCCGGCCTCCGCAATAGATGCAGACGGCGACGGCATCCCCAACACGGCCAAGATTTCGGGTGGCACCTTTGCTGGCCTGGACTTGTATGCGATGGGCGCGCGTCAGGGAAGAAAGGCGATATTCATCGAAGTGGACAGCATGCAGAGCAGCGATCCTGGCGTGAAACCCAGGAAGGAGTCTCTGCAAAAGGTGGTGGATAGCTTCGCAGCCCATGGAATTGACGTATTTTTTGATGCCGGAAATCTGTTCAGCTCCACGTTTTCAGTGGCCGATTTCAACCTGGGCCAACCCAATGGCACCGTTGCATACGAACCTTGCGTCACGCTGGACCAGGTAACCTGTACGGCCAACCAAAGCAACATGCGCAGCATCTACGACTGGAAAGACACTTACATGGACCTGCGTCGCAGAGCCATCTTTCACTACCTGCTTCTGGGCAACTCCCAAAAGGCAGACGGTTCTGCAGGCTCTTCTGGCGTAGCCGAACTGCCGGGGAACGACTTTTTGGTCACCATGGGATCTTGGGGTTTCAGCGCCAACGCCGGTCAGAGCCTGAACAAGCTGATCAACATGCAGGCATCGACCATCATGCATGAACTGGGTCACAACCTGGGGCTCCGACATGGCGGGTTTGAAAACACCAACTACAAGCCCAACTATTGGAGCATCATGAACTACATGTACCAGTTGGATGGTCTTGATCCGGATCCGGCTTCCGCAACGGCCTATCAACGCTGGCTAATGTACGCAAACAACGACTACACCATTGAATGCAGCCTGATTGGCTCTCCCTGCGGTGATAAGGTGAACTTCGTCATCAGCTATTCCGACGGCACAGGCAGTGCTTTGGACGAATCCAGCTTGTCAGAAGCCCAGAACATGGGACGTGGAGCCAAGAGCGGTGCCTACGCAGATTGGGACCGCAATGCAAGCATCACCTCTGCGCTTCTCAGCGTGGATATCAATGGAGACGGCCATAAGAGCGTCCTGAGTGACTACAACGACTGGGCAAATCTGGTCTTCCCGTTTGCACGCCAATATGCTGGAAACGCAGGCAGATCGATCCTGAGCCAATCCAAGCCCGCCTTGAACCCCGTCTCGGCGGATCGTCAAGAAGCCGTTGTTGAAGCGCCGCCTCCTGCAGCGCGTCTCCAACTCCTTCGTCTGATGCAACAGCGATGA
- a CDS encoding NAD(P)-dependent oxidoreductase has protein sequence MQAGRLPADEYARRFADATPRLTPSQALLEAERCLYCYDAPCATACPTSIDVPSFIRRIGEGNLRGAARTILDSNPLGGMCARVCPTENLCEAVCVRNTQEDRPVSIGRLQRFAVDALMESKQPQIFTRAESTGKKVAVVGAGPAGLACAHTLARLGHSVVVYDARPKAGGLNEYGLASYKTPDNFAQAEVQWLLGIGGIKIVNSWKLETAAQLETLRLDYDAVFLGMGLSSTASLGVPGEDLNGVQDAVDFIATLRQCEDLSTLPVGRRVIVIGGGMTAVDAAVQSKLLGAKVVHMVYRRGPEQMSASKDEQEWAQTNGVVLHQWLAPVEIVGSNGHASAVRFAEQSLVDGKLVPTGREISWEADTVLKAIGQTLGNAVLGEAGLTLQSGRIATDDDGKTNLPGVWAGGDCRAGGLDLTVEAVEHGKRSAKAIHAHLSAGK, from the coding sequence ATCCAGGCTGGCCGACTGCCCGCCGATGAATACGCACGGCGCTTTGCCGATGCAACACCCCGGCTCACGCCCTCGCAGGCCTTGCTGGAAGCCGAGCGCTGCCTGTACTGCTATGACGCGCCTTGCGCCACGGCCTGCCCCACCAGCATCGACGTGCCGTCCTTTATCCGCCGCATTGGCGAGGGCAACCTGCGTGGTGCAGCACGCACCATTCTGGACAGCAACCCCTTGGGCGGCATGTGCGCACGGGTCTGTCCCACCGAGAACCTTTGCGAGGCCGTCTGCGTGCGCAACACCCAGGAAGACCGCCCCGTCTCCATCGGTCGCCTGCAGCGCTTTGCCGTGGATGCCTTGATGGAAAGCAAGCAGCCCCAGATATTTACCCGCGCAGAATCCACCGGCAAGAAGGTAGCCGTGGTCGGCGCCGGCCCTGCCGGCCTGGCCTGTGCCCACACCCTGGCGCGTCTGGGCCACAGCGTGGTGGTCTATGACGCCCGCCCCAAGGCCGGCGGTCTGAATGAATACGGTCTGGCCAGCTACAAGACGCCCGACAACTTTGCCCAGGCCGAAGTGCAATGGCTGCTGGGCATTGGTGGCATCAAGATCGTCAACAGTTGGAAGCTGGAAACCGCCGCCCAGCTGGAAACGCTGCGCCTGGACTATGACGCGGTTTTCCTGGGCATGGGCTTGTCCAGTACCGCGTCGCTCGGCGTTCCCGGTGAAGACCTGAACGGCGTGCAGGACGCGGTGGACTTCATTGCCACGCTGCGCCAATGCGAAGACCTCTCCACGCTGCCTGTGGGCCGCCGCGTGATCGTCATCGGTGGTGGCATGACGGCTGTGGATGCCGCGGTGCAAAGCAAGCTGCTGGGCGCCAAGGTGGTGCACATGGTGTACCGCCGCGGACCGGAACAGATGTCCGCCTCCAAGGACGAACAGGAATGGGCCCAGACCAACGGCGTGGTGCTGCACCAGTGGCTTGCACCCGTGGAAATCGTGGGCAGCAATGGCCACGCCAGCGCAGTGCGCTTTGCCGAGCAAAGCCTGGTGGATGGCAAGCTGGTACCCACCGGACGCGAGATCTCCTGGGAAGCCGACACGGTGCTCAAGGCCATTGGCCAGACACTGGGCAATGCGGTACTGGGTGAAGCCGGGCTGACACTGCAAAGCGGACGCATTGCCACTGACGACGACGGCAAGACCAACCTGCCCGGCGTCTGGGCCGGTGGCGACTGCCGTGCTGGCGGACTGGACCTGACCGTGGAGGCCGTGGAACACGGCAAGCGCTCGGCCAAGGCCATTCATGCACACCTGAGCGCTGGCAAGTAA
- the hydA gene encoding dihydropyrimidinase, translating into MTSLLIRGGTVVNADRAFVADVLTQDGKIVAVGEGLSAPAGATVVDAGGQYVMPGGIDPHTHMQLPFMGTTTMDDFYTGTAAGLAGGNTTIIDFVIPNPKQPIMEAYKTWREWAEKSASDYSFHVAITWWDETVKRDMGTLVQQEGVNSFKHFMAYKNAIMCDDETLVNSFKRALELGAMPTVHAENGELVYLLQKQVAEMGITGPEGHPLSRPPMVEGEAANRAIAIADVLNVPIYVVHVSCIEAAEAIARARARGQRVYGEVLAGHLVLDDSVYRNPDFATAAAHVMSPPFRPVGHQEFLWRGLQSGNLHTTATDHCTFCAAQKAAGKDDFSKIPNGTGGVEERLAVIWDAGVNTGRLTPSEFVAITSANTAKLFNIYPQKGSLSVGADADLVVWDPAGTKTLSAKTQHSKGDFNIFEGRTVRGIPSHTISQGELVYVQGDLRAVRGKGRYIKRPAFSANFEASKLRAEALKPTAVQR; encoded by the coding sequence ATGACCAGCCTTTTGATTCGTGGTGGCACCGTTGTCAATGCAGACCGTGCCTTTGTTGCCGATGTGCTCACCCAGGACGGGAAAATCGTTGCGGTGGGCGAAGGCCTGAGCGCCCCCGCTGGCGCAACGGTGGTAGACGCCGGTGGCCAGTATGTGATGCCCGGCGGCATAGACCCGCACACCCATATGCAGCTGCCCTTCATGGGTACGACGACGATGGATGATTTCTACACCGGCACGGCAGCCGGTCTGGCGGGTGGCAACACCACCATCATCGACTTCGTCATCCCCAACCCCAAGCAACCCATCATGGAGGCCTACAAGACTTGGCGCGAATGGGCCGAAAAGTCCGCCAGCGACTACAGCTTCCACGTCGCCATCACCTGGTGGGACGAGACCGTCAAGCGCGACATGGGCACTCTGGTGCAGCAGGAAGGCGTCAACAGCTTCAAGCACTTCATGGCCTACAAGAACGCCATCATGTGCGACGACGAAACGCTGGTGAACAGCTTCAAGCGCGCACTGGAACTGGGCGCCATGCCCACGGTGCATGCCGAGAACGGCGAGCTGGTCTACCTGCTGCAAAAGCAAGTGGCCGAGATGGGTATCACCGGCCCCGAAGGCCATCCGCTCTCGCGCCCGCCCATGGTCGAAGGCGAAGCGGCCAACCGCGCCATCGCTATTGCCGACGTGCTGAACGTGCCTATCTATGTGGTGCACGTCTCCTGCATCGAAGCGGCAGAAGCCATTGCCCGCGCCCGCGCCCGCGGACAGCGCGTGTATGGTGAAGTGCTGGCCGGCCACCTGGTGCTGGACGACAGCGTGTACCGCAACCCCGATTTCGCCACTGCCGCAGCCCACGTGATGAGCCCGCCCTTCCGCCCCGTAGGCCACCAGGAGTTCCTCTGGCGCGGTCTGCAAAGCGGCAACCTGCACACCACCGCCACCGACCACTGCACCTTCTGCGCCGCGCAGAAGGCTGCAGGCAAGGATGACTTCTCCAAGATTCCCAACGGCACCGGCGGCGTGGAAGAGCGTCTGGCCGTGATCTGGGATGCCGGCGTGAACACCGGGCGCCTCACGCCCAGCGAGTTCGTCGCCATTACCTCGGCCAACACCGCCAAGCTGTTCAACATCTACCCGCAAAAGGGCAGCCTGTCGGTGGGCGCCGATGCCGACCTGGTGGTCTGGGACCCGGCCGGTACCAAGACGCTGTCGGCCAAGACCCAGCATAGCAAGGGCGACTTCAACATCTTCGAAGGCCGTACCGTGCGTGGCATACCCAGCCACACCATCAGCCAGGGTGAGCTGGTCTACGTGCAAGGCGACCTGCGCGCCGTGCGCGGCAAGGGGCGCTACATCAAGCGTCCCGCTTTCAGTGCGAACTTTGAGGCATCGAAATTGCGTGCGGAAGCCCTGAAGCCCACCGCCGTCCAACGCTGA
- the preA gene encoding NAD-dependent dihydropyrimidine dehydrogenase subunit PreA, translating into MANLQTTFVGVKSPNPFWLASAPPTDKAYNVNRAFEAGWGGVVWKTLGEAGPPVVNVNGPRYGALLSNDRRLMGFNNIELITDRDLEINLREITEVKRLWSDRAMIVSLMVPCEEKSWKAILPRVEDTGADAIELNFGCPHGMSERGMGAAVGQVPEYIEMVTAWCKQYSKLPVIVKLTPNITDVRYPARAAKKGGADAVSLINTINSIMGVDPRTLTMSPSTGGKGSHGGYCGPAVKPIALNMVAEIARDPQTAGLPISGIGGIGTWRDALDYIALGSGTVQVCTAAMVYGFKIVQEMTDGLSNYMDEMGFTSVDQIVGKAVPTVSDWRYLNLNHISKAVINQDSCIQCGRCHIACEDTSHQAITFEKDGKRHFEVKEDECVGCNLCVNVCPVPECITMRDLAPGEVDLRTQKPVQAQHADWTTHPNNPMRTAA; encoded by the coding sequence ATGGCCAATCTGCAAACCACGTTCGTCGGCGTCAAGAGCCCCAACCCCTTCTGGCTTGCCTCCGCTCCCCCCACTGACAAGGCCTACAACGTCAACCGCGCCTTCGAAGCCGGCTGGGGCGGCGTCGTCTGGAAGACCCTGGGCGAAGCTGGCCCACCGGTCGTCAACGTCAACGGCCCCCGCTACGGTGCGCTGCTGAGCAACGACCGCCGCCTGATGGGTTTCAACAACATCGAGCTGATCACCGACCGCGACCTGGAGATCAACCTGCGCGAAATCACCGAGGTCAAGCGCCTGTGGTCGGACCGCGCCATGATCGTCTCGCTGATGGTGCCCTGCGAAGAAAAGTCGTGGAAAGCCATTCTGCCGCGCGTGGAAGACACCGGCGCGGATGCCATCGAGCTCAACTTCGGCTGCCCGCACGGCATGAGTGAACGCGGCATGGGCGCGGCCGTGGGCCAGGTGCCCGAATACATCGAGATGGTCACCGCCTGGTGCAAGCAATACAGCAAGCTGCCCGTCATCGTGAAGCTCACCCCCAACATCACTGACGTCCGCTACCCGGCCCGCGCCGCAAAGAAGGGTGGCGCCGATGCGGTGTCGCTCATCAACACCATCAACTCCATCATGGGCGTGGACCCACGCACCCTGACCATGAGCCCCTCCACCGGCGGCAAGGGTTCGCACGGCGGCTACTGCGGCCCGGCCGTCAAGCCGATTGCGCTGAACATGGTGGCCGAGATTGCGCGCGACCCGCAGACCGCGGGCCTGCCCATCAGCGGCATAGGCGGCATCGGCACCTGGCGCGACGCGCTGGACTACATCGCCCTGGGTTCGGGCACGGTGCAGGTGTGCACGGCCGCCATGGTGTATGGCTTCAAGATCGTGCAGGAAATGACGGACGGCCTGTCCAACTACATGGACGAAATGGGCTTTACCAGCGTGGACCAGATCGTGGGCAAGGCCGTGCCCACCGTGTCCGACTGGCGCTACCTCAACCTCAACCACATCAGCAAGGCGGTCATCAACCAGGACAGCTGCATTCAGTGCGGACGCTGCCACATCGCCTGCGAAGACACCTCGCACCAGGCCATCACGTTTGAGAAAGATGGCAAGCGCCATTTCGAAGTCAAGGAAGACGAGTGCGTGGGCTGCAACCTGTGCGTCAACGTCTGCCCGGTGCCCGAGTGCATCACCATGCGCGATCTGGCACCCGGCGAGGTGGACCTGCGCACGCAAAAGCCGGTGCAGGCACAGCACGCCGACTGGACCACGCACCCCAACAACCCCATGCGCACGGCGGCCTGA